From the Anaeromyxobacter dehalogenans 2CP-1 genome, the window CGTCATTCTCGTGGCGACGGGCCCGAGGGACGGGCTCACGTCGCCGCTGGACCGGCACGCCTTCGACGCCGCCATCCGGTCGTACATGCCGCTCGGCCATTACGACCGCTCGCCGAACCAGCCGGTCTCCGCGATGGATTACAAGATGTACGCGTGTCGCTTCGTGCATCGGCTGCTGAACGCGGTCACCGGCCGCAGGCTGAAGGTCGCGGGGACGTACCAGAGCCACCTCGGCACCAATGCGCGGGCGAACGCGCTCTACGAGACGCTAGTGGAGATCGTCGCCGCGGGGTCGGCGGCGCGGTCGCAGGCCGCGCCCCGAGCGCTTGCTCCCGCCGCCGAGCCCGCTCCGTCGCCCGCGGTTCGTTCGCCGCCGCCTGCGACGGGACAGGTGCCCGCCTGGGTCGAGGCGTTGGCGGACGACGGCGTCCGGCGCGTGTTCCTGCACCTCGCCGTGCACGGCTCCGTGACGGAGCCGGAGGCGACGTCGTTCCTCGGCTCGCCGCGCGCGTATCGGCGGTTCGCGCTCGAGCTCGAGGAGCACGCACGCCACGCACCGTTCCGGGTACGCGTCGAGGCGACAGGCGACGGGAAGCGGTACGTGAAGGACAGGGAGAGCTAGCCGATGGGACTCACCCGGCGGGACGTGAACCACATCTTCGAGCGGCTGCGGTCGGGCGTGGTGCCCGAGCGCGGCCTCGACGCCTTCGCGGTCGGCATCGAGCGGCAGCGCGCGGAGCTCGGCCGGGTGCTCGACCTTGCACACGCAGGCGAGGGCGTCTTCAAGTTCCTCCGCGGCGGCTACGGCTGCGGGAAGACGTTCATGTCTCGCCTCGCCGTCCTGGACGCGCAGGCCCGGGGGTTCGCCACGAGCTTCGTCGTGGTCTCCGACAACGACCTCCATTTCCACCGCTTCGACGAGCTGTACCGAAAGATCGTCCAGGAACTCGGGACGAGCTCGTGCCCGCGCGGTGCGCTCGCCGACATCGTGGACCGCTGGATCGCGAAGGTCGAGAACGCGCTGGTCGCGGCCGGCGCGAACGAGGAGGCGCCCGGGTTCGACGCCCAGGTGCAGAAGCGGATCGGGGAGGAGATCACGTCGCTGACCGGCGGCAAGGCGCCCGAGGACTTCGCGCGCGTGCTGCGCGAGATCTTCGCGCTCAAGCAGGCAGGGAAGGGAGCAGACGCGGGCGCGCTGCTGTCCTGGCTGTCCGGGAGCGGCAACGTGGCCGCCCAGCAGAAGAAGTCCGCCGGCATCAAGGGCGACATCACGAGCGCCGAGGCGCTGGATTATCTTCACGGGCTACTCGAGATCGTGAAGGCGGCCGGGTACAAAGGACTCGTCATCGTCATCGATGAGGCGGAGACGATCCTGCGGATGCGGCAGGACGTGCGCGGGAAGTCGCTGAACGGGATTCGCCAGATCTGCGACGCAGCCGACCGGTACCACGGGCTCCTCTGGATCTTCACGGGCACCCCCGACTTCTTCGACACGAAGCGGGGCGTCGCCGGCCTCCAGCCGCTCCACGATCGGATCCGGTTCCTCTCGCAGCCGGGCTACGTGAGCCTCAGGCAGGCGCAGCTCGAGCTAAAGCCGTTCGACGCCGGTCGGCTGAAGGAGGTCGCGCTGAAGCTCCGCGAGATCTACCCCGCGAGCGACCCGCCCGGGCTGGAGGCGCGTGTCACGCCGGAGTTCATCGAGCGGCTCGTGCGCGAGGTGACGAAGGGCTTCGGCGGCGACGTCGGCATCGTGCCGCGGCAGTTCCTGCGGCAGCTCGTGAACGTGTTCGACCTCACGATCGAGTTTCCCGAGTACGACCCGGAGAAGCAGTTCAAGTTCGAGCCGCAGGGCACGAGTGACTACGAGGCGCGCAAGCTCGAGGGGAAGCCTCCGTACGACCCCGAGCCCGGTGACGACAAGGGATACCCGACGACGTCCGTGGAGTTCTGAGCGTGAGCGCGTTCTCACGGTTCCCCGCCCGGCTGCAGCAGGCGATCGTCTCGCGCCTCGGGTGGACGGCGCTGCGTGCGGTGCAGGAGCTCGCGGGCGAGGCGATCCTCGATGGGAAGAACGCGGTCGTGCTCGCGCCGACCGCAGGCGGCAAGACGGAGGCGTCCATCTTCCCGGCGCTCGCGAACCTCGTCGAGAACGGGTGTGAAGGCGTCGGCGTGGTCTACGTCGCGCCCATCAAGGCACTCCTCAACAACCAAGAGGAACGGCTCGGCACGTACACGGAGATGGTCGGCCTGCGCCGCTTCGTGTGGCACGGGGACGTGCCGGACCGGGACAAGCGCGAGTTCGTTCGGGAGCCCGCCGAGCTCCTGATGACGACGCCCGAGTCGCTCGAGGTGATGCTGCTCTCGCCGCGCTTCCCGACGCCGAAGGTCTTTCCCGACCTTCGCATGGTGATCGTCGACGAGGTGCACGCGTTCGCTGGGACCGAGCGCGGCGCACACCTCATGAGCGTCCTCGAGCGGCTCATCAAGAGCACGAAGAATGACGTCCAGCGGATCGGGCTGAGCGCGACTGTCGGAAACCCGGAGGAAATCCTCGGATGGTTGCAGGGGACGTCGCGCCGGGCCGGCGTGGTCGTCGATCCGCCGAAGGTGTCCGCCCGGCGCGAGTTGCACGTTTCACTCCACGAGAGCGTCATCGACATCGCCCGGGACGCGGCTCGGCGTGCTGCGGGGAACAAGAGCCTGTTCTTCTGCCAGAGCCGCGCGTTGACCGAGTCCGTCGCTGAGAGGATGCGTGGGCACGGGACGGAGGTGTTCGTTCATCACGGCTCGGTGTCACGTGAGGAGCGCCACGACGCGGAGGCGCAATTCAACCACGGTACGAACGCCTGCATCGTCTGCACGTCGACCCTCGAGCTCGGGATCGACGTAGGAGATCTCGACCTCGTGATGCAGGCGAATGCCCCGAGCACCGTTTCGTCGTTCCTCCAGCGCATGGGCCGGACGGGCCGGCGCGCCGGGCAGACCGCGAACACGAGCTTTTTCTGCGAGGACGAGGACGCGGCGCTCCAGGCGGTCGCGCTCGTCGAGCTCGCGCGCGAGGGCTGGGTGGAGCGGGTGCCAGCCGCACGCCGGTGCTGGCCGGTGTTCGCGCACCAGATCTTCGCGCTAACGCTGCAGTACGGAGCGGTGAGCCCGGAGCGCTGCTGGGAGCACCTCCACGTCGTGCGGGACTTCGCGGACATCAGCCGCGACGAGTTCGAGCGCGTGCTCGACCACATGAAGCGCCACGAGTACCTCTTCGAGTCCGGCGGCCTCCTCTCGCTGGGCCAGAAGGCCGAGCGGGTCTACGGGAAGCGGAACTTCCTCGAGCTGTACGCGGTGTTCTCGAGCCCGGTGCTGTACCAGGTCGAGACTGCCGCTGGCCGGGCGCTCGGCTCCCTCGAGCAGAACTTCGTGGACCAGCTCGTCGAGGAGATGAGCGCGTTCCTTCTCGCTGGTCGCGCGTGGCTCGTCGAACACGTGCACCACGAGGACCGCGTCGTCCGCGTCCGAGAGGCGCCGCGAGGCCAGAAGCCGAGCTGGGGTGGATTCGCGCCTTCCCTGCTCGGGTTCGAGATCTGCCAGCGCATGAAGCGCGTCCTGACCGACTCGACGCCGGTTCCCTACGCGGACGCTGCCGCGATGCGCGCGATCGAGGCCCGCCGCAAAGACCTCGGGGATACCCTGCGGCGGCCCATCGCGATGCAAACGGACGAGGGGGTGGTGCGGTGGTGGACGTTCGCCGGGGGCAAGATTAACCAGACCCTCAAATACGGGCTCGAGTGGAGTCACGACTGGTCGGTGAAGGGCGATAACTTCGAACTGCGGATCTCGGGCGCGGGGGTATCGGACGGTGCCGTCCGCGAGGCCATCCGCGAGGTGTCTTCGGCTGCGTTCTGGGACAAGCCGGAGACCAGATCGGCGATTCTTGGTCGGCTTCCGGCGTACCGCCTGAGCAAGTTCCAGGACGCGCTGCCCGACGTGTTCGCTGTAGAGCTGGTGGGCAACTACTTGCTAGACGTGCCGCGCGCGCAGGCGTTCGCGCAGTCGGTCCTCTGAGGGGACGTCGTTGCGGCCGTAGCGCTCCACGGCTTCGTCGACCAGCTTCTTGGCCTGCCGTGGTCGGTGACGTCCGGTTGGCCGAAGGATGGGGGTCAGCGGCTGCAACGACGCGGCGTCGAACGGTTACACCTGCTCGATCTGCTTCGCAAGCCAGTCCGCGATCGCGGGCAGGAGTGGGCCTGCAACGACGCACAGGTCGGAGCGCCACCCGCTCTGAATCGCGACGAGAAAGTAAGAGACCTGGCCGTCGTCCTTCACATTGAAGCCGATGATCGGGGATCCACTGAACCCATCCATGTCGGTGAGCGTCGCGCCGGTATGGGGATTCACCAACTGCGGGGGGAGCTTGCCGTAGAAGCGGGGGAACGCCTTTGCCATAACCGGCGGGGCTTCAACTGCGTTCATGTAGACGAACGTCGGGAGCACGGCCGTTGCGTCGGGCCCGCGTGTGATGAATTGCTCGGGGAACCCGATGACGGCGTGGAGCCGCATGTTCGCTGGAGGCTTTCGCCAAGTACTCTCGACGAAGGGCACGATCCCGTTCGCCTGGAGCCCGCGTCGGAACAGCTCGTCGAGGAGGATAAGCCCGAGATCGAGCCCGTCGAAGTCTACGGCGAAGGTCCTGGCATCGAGCAGGGGGAACGGGATCGGAAACCGGCTCGCTCCGGGATGCCATGCGTCGAAGAGACTGCAAGCGACGTTCGGAAGCCTGGGTAGGCCGGAGCGCAACTTCTCCAAC encodes:
- the brxD gene encoding BREX system ATP-binding protein BrxD, whose translation is MGLTRRDVNHIFERLRSGVVPERGLDAFAVGIERQRAELGRVLDLAHAGEGVFKFLRGGYGCGKTFMSRLAVLDAQARGFATSFVVVSDNDLHFHRFDELYRKIVQELGTSSCPRGALADIVDRWIAKVENALVAAGANEEAPGFDAQVQKRIGEEITSLTGGKAPEDFARVLREIFALKQAGKGADAGALLSWLSGSGNVAAQQKKSAGIKGDITSAEALDYLHGLLEIVKAAGYKGLVIVIDEAETILRMRQDVRGKSLNGIRQICDAADRYHGLLWIFTGTPDFFDTKRGVAGLQPLHDRIRFLSQPGYVSLRQAQLELKPFDAGRLKEVALKLREIYPASDPPGLEARVTPEFIERLVREVTKGFGGDVGIVPRQFLRQLVNVFDLTIEFPEYDPEKQFKFEPQGTSDYEARKLEGKPPYDPEPGDDKGYPTTSVEF
- a CDS encoding DEAD/DEAH box helicase, with the translated sequence MSAFSRFPARLQQAIVSRLGWTALRAVQELAGEAILDGKNAVVLAPTAGGKTEASIFPALANLVENGCEGVGVVYVAPIKALLNNQEERLGTYTEMVGLRRFVWHGDVPDRDKREFVREPAELLMTTPESLEVMLLSPRFPTPKVFPDLRMVIVDEVHAFAGTERGAHLMSVLERLIKSTKNDVQRIGLSATVGNPEEILGWLQGTSRRAGVVVDPPKVSARRELHVSLHESVIDIARDAARRAAGNKSLFFCQSRALTESVAERMRGHGTEVFVHHGSVSREERHDAEAQFNHGTNACIVCTSTLELGIDVGDLDLVMQANAPSTVSSFLQRMGRTGRRAGQTANTSFFCEDEDAALQAVALVELAREGWVERVPAARRCWPVFAHQIFALTLQYGAVSPERCWEHLHVVRDFADISRDEFERVLDHMKRHEYLFESGGLLSLGQKAERVYGKRNFLELYAVFSSPVLYQVETAAGRALGSLEQNFVDQLVEEMSAFLLAGRAWLVEHVHHEDRVVRVREAPRGQKPSWGGFAPSLLGFEICQRMKRVLTDSTPVPYADAAAMRAIEARRKDLGDTLRRPIAMQTDEGVVRWWTFAGGKINQTLKYGLEWSHDWSVKGDNFELRISGAGVSDGAVREAIREVSSAAFWDKPETRSAILGRLPAYRLSKFQDALPDVFAVELVGNYLLDVPRAQAFAQSVL